The proteins below come from a single Aegilops tauschii subsp. strangulata cultivar AL8/78 chromosome 6, Aet v6.0, whole genome shotgun sequence genomic window:
- the LOC109760063 gene encoding protein DMP10-like, which yields MAVKGTAVPTPTTDKVMWSVANLAQLLPTGTVLTYQALSPSFTNHGKCETSNQWLTMVLVAALSSACLFFSFSDSIVGHRDGKLYYGFATPRGFKVFNFSNEEERQEWNDIDQFQRLRLRPLDFVHAFFTAVVFLTVAFSDVGLQNCFFPDAGRNSQELLKNLPLGMAFLSSFVFIIFPTKRKGIGFNHTTPPQKVVHPMNKV from the coding sequence ATGGCAGTTAAGGGTACGGCAGTGCCAACTCCTACCACGGACAAGGTCATGTGGAGTGTCGCGAACCTTGCGCAGCTCCTGCCGACGGGCACGGTGCTGACATACCAGGCGTTGTCCCCGTCCTTCACCAACCACGGCAAGTGCGAGACCTCCAACCAGTGGCTCACCATGGTGCTGGTTGCCGCCCTCTCCTCCGCGTGCCTCTTCTTCTCCTTCAGCGACAGCATAGTCGGTCACCGTGACGGAAAGCTATATTACGGCTTCGCCACACCGCGCGGCTTCAAAGTGTTCAACTTCTCCAACGAGGAGGAGAGGCAGGAGTGGAACGATATTGACCAGTTTCAGAGGCTCCGCCTCCGGCCACTGGACTTCGTGCATGCCTTCTTCACGGCCGTGGTTTTCCTCACAGTGGCGTTCAGCGACGTGGGACTTCAGAACTGCTTCTTCCCGGACGCCGGCAGGAACAGCCAAGAGCTGCTCAAGAACTTGCCGCTGGGAATGGCGTTTCTGTCCAGCTTTGTGTTCATCATCTTCCCCACTAAAAGGAAGGGCATCGGATTCAACCACACCACTCCTCCCCAGAAGGTTGTCCATCCCATGAATAAAGTTTGA